From one Catenuloplanes nepalensis genomic stretch:
- a CDS encoding ABC transporter ATP-binding protein, which yields MSPDLPTARTTGGSATSGGSAISGEAGISGGPATSGQTGASGGSATSGGSAASGATGISGEAGAPVVPAAAGAVAASGIAAEFIGVTQRFGDFTAVDAIDLRIPEGKLTTLLGPSGCGKTTSLRMLAGYAQPTAGTIRIHGVDSTTLPPEKRGLGMVFQSYALFPHLTVAENVAYGLKLRRMGKAEMKQRVTETLELVGLAHLHASKPKKLSGGQQQRVALARAIAIRPRLLLLDEPLSNLDARLRVQMRTELRRIQAETGLTVVLVTHDQDEALEMSDLMVLMRGGRIMQTGSPREVFARPANRFVADFLGYENFLTDASKTFVTVRPEHLSVGSRSAGAALSLDATVVSTAFRGVDLLVTLDAVDGAGQAVRLLADVRAGDGAGLTPGTRTTVSAGAAHLVPLQDSGKDF from the coding sequence ATGAGCCCCGATCTGCCGACGGCCCGGACGACCGGCGGCTCCGCAACTTCCGGCGGCTCCGCCATTTCGGGCGAGGCCGGCATCTCCGGCGGCCCCGCCACTTCCGGCCAGACCGGCGCCTCCGGCGGCTCCGCAACTTCCGGCGGCTCCGCCGCTTCCGGCGCGACGGGCATCTCCGGTGAGGCCGGCGCTCCGGTCGTTCCGGCCGCGGCCGGTGCTGTCGCCGCGTCCGGCATCGCGGCCGAATTCATCGGTGTGACCCAGCGGTTCGGGGACTTCACCGCCGTCGACGCGATCGACCTGCGGATTCCCGAGGGGAAGCTGACCACGTTGCTCGGCCCGTCCGGCTGCGGCAAGACCACGTCGTTGCGCATGCTCGCGGGCTACGCGCAGCCGACCGCGGGCACGATCAGGATCCACGGCGTGGACAGCACGACGCTGCCGCCGGAGAAGCGCGGCCTCGGCATGGTCTTCCAGTCCTACGCGCTCTTCCCGCATCTCACCGTGGCCGAGAACGTCGCCTATGGCCTGAAGCTGCGCAGGATGGGCAAGGCCGAGATGAAGCAGCGCGTGACCGAGACGCTGGAGCTCGTCGGCCTGGCGCACCTGCACGCCAGCAAGCCGAAGAAACTCTCCGGCGGGCAGCAGCAGCGCGTCGCGCTGGCCCGTGCGATCGCGATCCGCCCGCGGCTGCTCCTGCTCGACGAGCCGCTGTCCAACCTGGACGCCCGGCTGCGCGTGCAGATGCGCACCGAGTTGCGCCGCATCCAGGCCGAGACCGGCCTGACCGTCGTGCTGGTCACGCACGACCAGGACGAGGCACTGGAGATGTCCGACCTGATGGTGCTGATGCGCGGCGGCAGGATCATGCAGACCGGTTCGCCGCGCGAGGTCTTCGCCCGCCCGGCCAACCGTTTCGTGGCCGACTTCCTCGGCTACGAGAACTTCCTGACCGATGCGTCAAAGACCTTCGTCACGGTACGGCCGGAGCACCTGAGTGTCGGCTCAAGAAGCGCCGGCGCGGCGCTCAGTCTGGACGCCACCGTCGTGTCCACCGCGTTCCGCGGCGTGGACCTGCTCGTCACGCTCGACGCGGTCGACGGTGCCGGGCAGGCGGTCCGGCTGCTCGCCGACGTCCGGGCCGGCGATGGTGCCGGCCTCACGCCCGGCACGCGCACCACGGTCTCGGCCGGCGCGGCCCACCTCGTACCCCTGCAGGATTCTGGAAAGGATTTCTGA
- a CDS encoding ABC transporter permease, with protein sequence MSRKTALLVLPGLAFLAAGFLVPAVAMLVAPPGEEPTAVLARLGEMLTDPYEWRIIGRTVTLGLIVTALCVGLGFPIAYLLARSRGTWGGVLLALAIFPLLLSNVVRTFGWLVLLGANGAIGRLLTSTGLTDDPPQMLYTPLAIVLGLTQLFLPLAIISCYSAVAQVDPGLDDAARGLGASRTRAFWSVVVPLSGPGIVVAATLVFAGSVTAYTTPYLLGGSSQRMLATQLFSYASVSVDWAAASATALIMTILVFAVSAISSPAGRRGATS encoded by the coding sequence ATGTCCAGAAAAACCGCCCTGCTCGTGCTGCCGGGGCTCGCGTTCCTCGCCGCGGGGTTCCTGGTGCCCGCGGTGGCGATGCTGGTCGCGCCGCCGGGCGAGGAGCCCACGGCGGTCCTGGCCCGGCTCGGCGAGATGCTCACCGACCCGTACGAGTGGAGGATCATCGGCCGGACCGTCACGCTCGGCCTGATCGTCACCGCGCTCTGCGTCGGGCTCGGCTTCCCGATCGCCTACCTGCTCGCGAGGTCGCGGGGAACGTGGGGCGGCGTCCTGCTCGCGCTCGCGATCTTCCCGCTGCTGCTCAGCAACGTGGTCCGCACGTTCGGCTGGCTGGTGCTGCTCGGCGCGAACGGCGCGATCGGCCGGTTGCTCACCTCGACCGGGCTGACCGACGACCCGCCGCAGATGCTCTACACGCCGCTGGCGATCGTGCTCGGCCTGACCCAGCTGTTCCTGCCGCTCGCGATCATCTCCTGCTACTCCGCGGTGGCGCAGGTCGACCCCGGGCTGGACGACGCGGCCCGCGGGCTCGGCGCGAGCCGCACCCGGGCGTTCTGGAGCGTGGTCGTGCCGCTGTCCGGGCCCGGCATCGTGGTCGCGGCCACGCTGGTCTTCGCCGGGTCGGTCACCGCGTACACCACGCCGTACCTGCTCGGCGGCTCCAGCCAGCGGATGCTCGCCACCCAGCTGTTCAGCTACGCGTCCGTCTCCGTCGACTGGGCCGCGGCCAGCGCCACCGCACTGATCATGACGATCCTGGTGTTCGCGGTGTCCGCGATCTCGTCGCCGGCCGGCCGCAGGGGAGCGACGTCGTGA
- a CDS encoding ABC transporter permease, giving the protein MKRPVAATLAVLGYIIMIGPILFVVATAFSAGRTLRFPPEGFSLRWFEAAVTYDPFMESLVASLWLALGATVLALLLGVPATIAIHRGRIPGRGLLEGLFLSPLIVPELVVGLALYQQLMIGLGLDNLSTLLLGHTALLLPYAVRVTGASLALADPAVEEAARGLGAGPVRAFFTVTLPLLRPGIFSAALLGFVTSFNNVPLSLLLQDREFRTLPVTMLDYVQQSYNPRIAAMATLILAATVVVAVIAERTVGFAKIFGGINR; this is encoded by the coding sequence GTGAAGCGCCCGGTCGCCGCCACGCTTGCCGTCCTCGGCTACATCATCATGATCGGCCCCATCCTGTTCGTGGTCGCGACCGCGTTCAGCGCCGGGCGTACCCTCAGATTTCCGCCCGAGGGTTTCTCGCTGCGATGGTTCGAGGCCGCGGTCACCTACGACCCGTTCATGGAGTCGCTGGTCGCAAGCCTCTGGCTGGCGCTCGGCGCGACCGTGCTGGCGCTGCTGCTCGGCGTGCCGGCCACGATCGCGATCCACCGGGGGAGGATCCCGGGCAGAGGGCTGCTGGAAGGGCTGTTCCTCAGCCCGCTGATCGTGCCGGAGCTGGTCGTCGGGCTCGCGCTCTACCAGCAGCTGATGATCGGGCTCGGCCTGGACAACCTGAGCACGCTGCTGCTCGGGCACACCGCACTGCTCCTGCCGTACGCGGTGCGGGTCACCGGCGCGTCGCTCGCGCTCGCCGACCCGGCCGTGGAGGAGGCGGCGCGCGGCCTCGGCGCCGGGCCGGTCCGGGCGTTCTTCACGGTCACGCTGCCGCTACTGCGGCCCGGTATCTTCTCGGCCGCGCTGCTCGGCTTCGTCACCTCGTTCAACAACGTGCCGCTGTCGCTGCTGCTGCAGGACCGCGAGTTCCGCACGCTGCCGGTGACGATGCTCGACTACGTCCAGCAGAGCTACAACCCGCGGATCGCCGCGATGGCCACGCTCATCCTCGCCGCGACCGTCGTCGTCGCCGTCATCGCGGAGCGCACCGTCGGCTTCGCCAAGATCTTCGGAGGAATCAACCGATGA
- a CDS encoding serine hydrolase domain-containing protein, which yields MKHSESPRGIDRRRLIAAGGLTAAGAAMTGAGPARAADTHIPPDARPGGAYDRFVAQVAAEGRFSGVVLLAHRGRTVLSRSYGLADRERGVRHHENIAFNLSSASQPFLSVAVLQLLQQGRVVLSDTVGRFLTGVQPDIAASVTIHHLLTGMSGMDAPMPDWQRVFHSREEVQANIERWISQAVLVNPPGSASNGHLPGSGVGLAMAAQIVATVSGMTFWDYVHEHVFARAGMNGSGYYTRDRWLTDARIAHPYMLQADGGLIDAVRNLDKGSVNEYTLDRNPGRAFIGHASGDAFATAPDLVRFATAVHDGTLLDRPHAGLFAGAKLPGSQPGSFHAYTMPTHVLNGQWMYGRGGGGPGIGGNWNVYPDTGWVGVVLTNTDGAALVEICMKENEVVTGGPVNPPGGG from the coding sequence ATGAAGCACTCCGAATCTCCGCGAGGCATCGACCGGCGCCGCCTGATCGCCGCGGGCGGACTCACCGCCGCCGGTGCGGCCATGACCGGCGCCGGACCCGCCCGGGCCGCGGACACCCACATCCCGCCGGACGCCCGGCCCGGCGGGGCCTACGACCGATTCGTGGCGCAGGTCGCCGCCGAGGGGAGGTTCTCCGGCGTGGTGCTGCTCGCGCACCGCGGCCGGACCGTGCTGTCCCGCAGTTACGGCCTGGCCGACCGGGAGCGCGGCGTCCGCCACCACGAGAACATCGCGTTCAACCTCTCCTCCGCGAGCCAGCCGTTCCTGTCCGTGGCCGTTCTGCAGCTGTTGCAGCAGGGCCGGGTGGTGCTGTCCGACACCGTGGGCCGGTTCCTGACCGGCGTGCAGCCCGACATCGCCGCCTCGGTGACCATCCACCACCTGCTCACCGGCATGTCCGGGATGGACGCGCCGATGCCCGACTGGCAGCGCGTCTTCCACAGCCGCGAGGAGGTGCAGGCGAACATCGAACGGTGGATCTCGCAGGCGGTGCTGGTGAATCCGCCCGGCTCCGCGTCCAACGGGCACCTACCCGGATCCGGCGTCGGGCTCGCCATGGCCGCGCAGATCGTGGCGACGGTGTCCGGCATGACGTTCTGGGACTACGTGCACGAACACGTGTTCGCGCGCGCCGGGATGAACGGCTCGGGCTACTACACCCGCGACCGGTGGCTCACCGACGCGCGGATCGCACACCCGTACATGCTGCAGGCCGACGGCGGCCTGATCGACGCGGTGCGCAACCTGGACAAGGGCAGCGTCAACGAGTACACCCTGGACCGGAACCCGGGCCGCGCGTTCATCGGGCACGCCTCCGGCGACGCCTTCGCCACCGCGCCCGACCTGGTCCGCTTCGCCACGGCGGTCCACGACGGCACGCTGCTGGACCGGCCGCACGCCGGGCTGTTCGCCGGCGCCAAGCTGCCCGGCTCCCAGCCCGGCTCGTTCCACGCCTACACGATGCCGACCCACGTCCTCAACGGCCAGTGGATGTACGGCCGCGGCGGCGGAGGCCCCGGCATCGGCGGCAACTGGAACGTCTACCCGGACACCGGCTGGGTCGGCGTGGTTCTCACCAACACCGACGGCGCGGCGCTGGTGGAGATCTGCATGAAGGAGAACGAGGTGGTGACCGGCGGGCCGGTGAACCCGCCCGGCGGTGGCTGA
- a CDS encoding adenosine deaminase family protein, with protein sequence MSDLEYLRAIPKVELHCHLIGTVRATTFAELARRARLDLPADPERIFADINSLPPDPAIYRNTRIPVPQGRSADEPAVSYSLFRASAWVIEALRDADDLTRIVFEAFEDAHHNGVRHLEMSFDEVPPHLETLGYRGSVEAYAEGIRMAERAFGMTGRLLAAIDRSKPGEDAVARVRTVVDNPHDYVAGIGLDNLETAGPPERFIDAYRLAGEAGLGRTAHSSEHAPIAANTITCLDALGCDRIDHGYFVLEDDAVVARLRAEQTPFLVASTTSRRSWRPWRRASIAAMLDAGLNVIPCADDPGMFPTSLTEEYRILHEDLAVPRERLHAMALSAVDACWLPPADRAALRTRVETELAALPA encoded by the coding sequence ATGTCTGACCTCGAATACCTGCGCGCGATCCCCAAGGTGGAGCTGCACTGCCACCTGATCGGCACGGTCCGCGCCACCACGTTCGCCGAGCTGGCCCGCCGCGCCCGCCTGGACCTGCCGGCCGATCCGGAGCGCATCTTCGCGGACATCAACTCGCTGCCGCCGGACCCGGCGATCTACCGGAACACCCGCATCCCGGTGCCGCAGGGCCGGTCCGCGGACGAGCCGGCGGTCTCCTACTCGCTGTTCCGCGCCTCCGCGTGGGTGATCGAGGCGCTGCGCGACGCGGACGACCTGACCCGCATCGTGTTCGAGGCGTTCGAGGACGCGCACCACAACGGCGTGCGGCACCTGGAGATGTCCTTCGACGAGGTGCCACCCCACCTGGAGACTCTCGGCTACCGCGGCTCGGTCGAGGCCTACGCCGAGGGCATCCGGATGGCCGAGCGCGCGTTCGGCATGACCGGCCGCCTGCTCGCCGCGATCGACCGCAGCAAGCCGGGGGAGGACGCGGTCGCCCGGGTGCGGACCGTCGTCGACAACCCGCACGACTACGTCGCCGGCATCGGCCTGGACAACCTGGAGACGGCCGGGCCGCCGGAACGTTTCATCGACGCCTACCGGCTGGCCGGCGAGGCCGGGCTGGGCCGCACCGCGCACTCCTCCGAGCACGCGCCGATCGCCGCGAACACCATCACGTGCCTCGACGCGCTCGGCTGCGACCGGATCGACCACGGCTACTTCGTCCTCGAGGACGACGCCGTGGTGGCCCGTCTCCGCGCCGAGCAGACCCCGTTCCTGGTCGCGTCCACCACGTCCCGTCGCTCCTGGCGCCCGTGGCGCCGCGCCTCGATCGCCGCGATGCTCGACGCCGGCCTCAACGTCATCCCGTGCGCCGACGACCCCGGCATGTTCCCCACCAGCCTCACCGAGGAGTACCGCATCCTCCACGAGGACCTGGCCGTCCCCCGGGAACGCCTGCACGCGATGGCACTGTCCGCTGTGGACGCCTGCTGGCTGCCGCCCGCGGACAGGGCCGCGCTTCGCACCCGCGTCGAAACGGAGCTGGCCGCCCTGCCCGCCTGA
- a CDS encoding LacI family DNA-binding transcriptional regulator — translation MATLADVAALAGYNKSTVSRALTRPEMVAPETLTRILGAADQLGYVLNRTASQLARGRTGLAAFVVPTLENAFFAPIIGGAQARAAASDLHLTVTVAPLTTSAEVAALSRLASQVDGLILAAPRGEDAHVRAIGTVKPIVLVDREIPGLPSVVADTATAIGTVVTGLAARGHRRIAYLGGPAGSWQDPGRAASASSAAALAGVELSVHGPFPATFAAGVASAEEVLATGATAVVPYATALALGLMLALRGRGVHVPEDVVVSAEATVTDALGAPGTPAIDVDGEELGRAAMDLLTSGTDETRRLPVHVTWSS, via the coding sequence GTGGCGACCCTGGCCGACGTAGCGGCACTGGCCGGTTACAACAAGTCGACGGTCTCGCGCGCGCTGACCCGCCCCGAGATGGTCGCGCCGGAAACACTCACCCGCATCCTCGGCGCCGCCGACCAGCTCGGATACGTGCTGAACCGGACCGCCAGCCAGCTCGCCCGCGGCCGCACCGGCCTCGCCGCGTTCGTCGTCCCCACGCTGGAGAACGCGTTCTTCGCCCCGATCATCGGCGGCGCCCAGGCCCGCGCCGCCGCCTCCGACCTTCACCTCACGGTGACGGTCGCGCCGCTGACCACCTCGGCCGAGGTCGCCGCGCTGTCCCGGCTCGCGTCCCAGGTCGACGGCCTGATCCTGGCCGCACCGCGCGGCGAGGACGCCCACGTGCGCGCGATCGGCACGGTCAAGCCGATCGTCCTGGTCGACCGCGAGATCCCCGGCCTGCCGTCCGTGGTCGCGGACACCGCCACCGCGATCGGCACCGTGGTCACCGGCCTGGCCGCGCGCGGGCACCGGCGGATCGCCTACCTGGGCGGTCCGGCCGGCTCCTGGCAGGACCCGGGCCGCGCCGCGTCCGCGTCGTCGGCCGCGGCTCTCGCGGGGGTGGAGCTGAGCGTGCACGGGCCGTTCCCGGCCACGTTCGCGGCGGGGGTGGCGAGCGCGGAGGAGGTGCTGGCCACCGGCGCGACCGCCGTCGTACCGTATGCGACCGCCCTTGCTCTCGGCCTGATGCTCGCGTTGCGCGGGCGTGGCGTGCACGTGCCGGAGGACGTCGTGGTCAGCGCGGAGGCCACGGTCACGGACGCGCTCGGCGCCCCCGGAACACCCGCGATCGACGTGGACGGCGAGGAACTGGGCCGCGCGGCCATGGACCTGCTCACGTCCGGCACCGACGAGACCCGCCGCCTCCCGGTCCACGTGACCTGGTCGAGCTGA
- a CDS encoding extracellular solute-binding protein — protein sequence MRSIRHALIAAATAAVVAATAGCSGGGDDSADGAGKLVLSTFPFGVEEFTEAVIDPFTEATGIEVEVETGSNADRLSQLQVAGDKAGADVMLISDYYAALGQRDNLFQAVPADRVPNLGQIAAFAKEAAYQGPAYSYQLNGIVYSTDAMNADAAANWDVFAGAHKGKVALPDISVTAGQLMISGVAASYGSGPYDVDAAYRKLAEWKPGVLQFYSSSTEVTNLLTQGEIVAADTLNGFATNLIADGEKVAWTPPAKGRYMATNRAMVPATSANTENAYRFIDYLLSTEAQTSSAELVGDLPVNPGASVPPTLTVVVGDIAGDPTAAGYTTLDPAQLVPTRKDWVDRFAREVTGA from the coding sequence ATGCGCTCGATACGCCACGCCCTGATCGCGGCCGCCACCGCGGCCGTCGTCGCGGCCACGGCCGGCTGCTCCGGAGGCGGCGACGACTCCGCCGACGGCGCGGGCAAGCTGGTGCTCAGCACGTTCCCGTTCGGCGTGGAGGAGTTCACCGAGGCGGTCATCGACCCGTTCACCGAGGCGACCGGCATCGAGGTCGAGGTGGAGACCGGATCCAACGCGGACCGTCTCTCCCAGCTGCAGGTCGCGGGCGACAAGGCCGGCGCGGACGTCATGCTGATCTCGGACTACTACGCGGCGCTCGGGCAGCGGGACAACCTGTTCCAGGCCGTCCCGGCGGACCGGGTACCGAACCTGGGGCAGATCGCCGCGTTCGCGAAGGAGGCCGCCTACCAGGGGCCGGCCTACAGCTACCAGCTCAACGGCATCGTCTACAGCACGGACGCGATGAACGCGGACGCGGCCGCGAACTGGGACGTGTTCGCGGGCGCGCACAAGGGCAAGGTCGCGCTGCCGGACATCTCCGTCACCGCGGGCCAGCTGATGATCTCCGGCGTGGCGGCCAGCTACGGCTCCGGCCCGTACGACGTCGACGCCGCGTACCGGAAGCTCGCCGAGTGGAAGCCGGGCGTGCTGCAGTTCTACAGCTCGTCGACCGAGGTCACGAACCTGCTGACGCAGGGCGAGATCGTCGCGGCGGACACGCTCAACGGCTTCGCCACCAACCTGATCGCGGACGGCGAGAAGGTCGCCTGGACGCCGCCGGCCAAGGGCCGCTACATGGCCACGAACCGGGCCATGGTGCCGGCGACCTCGGCGAACACCGAGAACGCGTACCGGTTCATCGACTATCTGCTCTCCACCGAGGCGCAGACGTCCTCGGCCGAGCTGGTCGGTGACCTGCCGGTCAACCCGGGCGCGAGCGTGCCGCCGACGCTCACCGTGGTCGTCGGCGACATCGCCGGCGACCCGACCGCGGCCGGCTACACCACGCTCGACCCGGCGCAGCTCGTGCCGACGCGCAAGGACTGGGTCGACCGCTTCGCCCGCGAAGTCACCGGCGCCTGA